The DNA sequence CAGAGCGGCGCGCGATCGCTGGTCAGCACCGGACGCCCGACCTGCTGGGCCTCCAGGATCGGCATGCCGAAGCCCTCATCCAGCGAGGGAAAGGCCAGCATGTCACAGGCCTCGTAGCGCGCCCGCACGGCCTCGGGGGCGAGATCGGCGGCCTGCGTGTAGGCGATGCCACAGGCCTGCAGCAGGGCCTGCTGCGCCGGGCTCAGGGCGCCGATGATGTCCAGCCGCACCGACAGACCCTGCACGGCCCGCACCAGGCGTTCCAGGTTTTTGCGGGCCTGGGTGCCGACCACCAGGATGCGCGGGCAGGCCGCGTCGAAGGCCCGGGGCTGCGACTGGAATGCCGGGGAGACGCAGTTCGGCACCACGTGGATGGGCACCGGCAGCGGCCCGAGCACCGCGCGCAGCTCGCGGGCGCTGTGCGCGGAGACCGTCGTGAGGGCCGCCACCCGGCGCGCCGGCAGGACATACCACAGCCAGCGCAGCAAGGCCCGCCGGAGTCGCCCCGGCTTGCGCAGGAAGCCGCAGTCGTGGATCGTCAGGATCGTGCGGGCGCGCGGCAGGCCAAAGACCACGTAGTGAATGTCGCCCGTCACGTGGTTCAACTCGGCCGCCGCGCGCCGACAGAACCAGAGATTCTGCAGGCGCGGCCAGAGGCCGCGGCTGGGTTGCGGCACCACCACCAGCTCGGCCCGCCAGGCGGCCGGCAGATGCGGCAACACCGCCCCGAACAGCCCCTCGATGCTGTGAAAGCCCGCGCCGGGATGGCGCATGAACAGGCGGGTGCGCATGCGGGGGCGTTCAGCGGGCGTTCGCCGCGGCCGCGGCAGCCGCCTCCAGGGTCACGCGCGACACCTCGTGCAGCTCGGCAAAGGGCACCGGCGCCTCGCCCGTGCGCACGGCCGCCAGAAAAGCCGCCAGGCAGGCGTCATGGCCCTTGTCCTGGCGCCAGCGCCGCTGCGTCGACACGCCCGCCAGGCCCCAGGCGCGCAGCACGCGGAAGTTGTCGAGCTGCAGCACCGCGCCGCCGGCGAACACCTCGAGGCGCTCTTTGGGAAAGCTGCGATGCCCGCTGGCCAGGTAGTGCAGCGTGCCCGTGCTGCCATCATGAAAGCGCAGGCTGAGCGTGAAGGTCTGGGCGTCCGGCCCCTGCGCCGTGACCTGCCAGTCGCGGATCGGGGCCCCGGCCAGGTCGCGCAGCAGATCGACGAAGTGGCAGCCCTCGGCCACCAGGCGCCCGCCGCCCTCGTGCGGATCCAGGCTCCAGTGCTCGGCCGGCAACGCCCCGGCGTTGACCGTCAGCACCAGGCTGCGGGGGCCGCCAAGCCTGGCAAGCAGGCGCTTCAGGCGCTGCACCAGGGGCGCGAAGCGCCGGTTGAAGCCGACGGCCAGCAGCGGCGCGGCGGCGGCCTCGTGGGCGGTCGTGACCGCCGCCAGACCCGCCGGGTCGACGGCCAGCGGCTTTTCCACGAAGACGGGCTTGCCGGCCTGCAGCGCCTGCACCACCAGGCGCGCGTGGGAGTCGTGTCGGCTGGCGATCACCACGGCATCGACCGCTGGATCCGAAAAGACCCGCTCGACCTCGGAGGTGATGCCGGCCGCGCCGAAGCGCAGGCCGGCCCAGGCCGCCCGCGTCCCGCCAGGGCTGGCCACCAGCGCGAGCTCGGCCCCGGCCGCTTTCAAGGCCGGCAGCAGGCGCTGGGTGGCGAAGTCTCCGGCGCCCACCAGGGCCACGCGCAAGGCCCCCGGGCGCGCGGGTCGCGGGCGCGTGACCAGGCGCTGGTCCGCCGTGGGGGGCTCGGCCGGAGCGTCGCCGTAGTCGAGCACCAGGCCCAGCAGGCCGCCCGCCCGCCCGAGCCCGGCGTAGGCGGCCTGGGCTTCGGCAAAGGGGACCCGTTGCGTGATCAGCGGGCGCACGTCGAGCCGGCGCTCGGCCAGCAGCGCCAGCACCGCCTCGAAGTTGCGCTTGGCGGTCCAGCGCACGAAGCCCAGCGGGTAATCCTGGCCGCGCTGCTCGTAGGCCGGATCGTAGCGGCCCGGGCCGTACGAGCACGAGACCTGGAAGCTGAGTTCCTTCTCGTAGAAGTCGGCCCGCTGCAGCTGCAGGCCCGTCACGCCGACCAGCACCAGCCGCCCGCGCTTGCGACACAGCTGGGCCGCCTGATGCACCGGCCCATCGCTGGCACTGGCCAGCGTCAGCAAGGCGCCGTCCAGCCCCGCCGGACCGACCATGGCCTGCACCAGCGGCCGCGGATCCGGCGTCTCGGCCAGGTTGACCACCTGCGCG is a window from the Candidatus Sericytochromatia bacterium genome containing:
- a CDS encoding glycosyltransferase family 1 protein, producing MRTRLFMRHPGAGFHSIEGLFGAVLPHLPAAWRAELVVVPQPSRGLWPRLQNLWFCRRAAAELNHVTGDIHYVVFGLPRARTILTIHDCGFLRKPGRLRRALLRWLWYVLPARRVAALTTVSAHSARELRAVLGPLPVPIHVVPNCVSPAFQSQPRAFDAACPRILVVGTQARKNLERLVRAVQGLSVRLDIIGALSPAQQALLQACGIAYTQAADLAPEAVRARYEACDMLAFPSLDEGFGMPILEAQQVGRPVLTSDRAPLCEVAGSGACLVDPSCEAALRAGVQRLIDDADYRARLVEAGFRNARRYTPQAVAAQYAAVYATVQPASD
- a CDS encoding bi-domain-containing oxidoreductase gives rise to the protein TERMLVEFARASWWRKARLQPERVRQVLAKVRSDGLAATLGAVRAKLQQAVPLGYSQAGVVVALGEGVRDFAVGDRVVSNGPHAEYACVPVNLCARIPQAATPLADEEAAFTVLGAIALQGVRLAAPTLGETFAVFGLGVLGLLTVQLLRAHGCQVVALDLDAGRLALAAEWGAQVVNLAETPDPRPLVQAMVGPAGLDGALLTLASASDGPVHQAAQLCRKRGRLVLVGVTGLQLQRADFYEKELSFQVSCSYGPGRYDPAYEQRGQDYPLGFVRWTAKRNFEAVLALLAERRLDVRPLITQRVPFAEAQAAYAGLGRAGGLLGLVLDYGDAPAEPPTADQRLVTRPRPARPGALRVALVGAGDFATQRLLPALKAAGAELALVASPGGTRAAWAGLRFGAAGITSEVERVFSDPAVDAVVIASRHDSHARLVVQALQAGKPVFVEKPLAVDPAGLAAVTTAHEAAAAPLLAVGFNRRFAPLVQRLKRLLARLGGPRSLVLTVNAGALPAEHWSLDPHEGGGRLVAEGCHFVDLLRDLAGAPIRDWQVTAQGPDAQTFTLSLRFHDGSTGTLHYLASGHRSFPKERLEVFAGGAVLQLDNFRVLRAWGLAGVSTQRRWRQDKGHDACLAAFLAAVRTGEAPVPFAELHEVSRVTLEAAAAAAANAR